In Ovis canadensis isolate MfBH-ARS-UI-01 breed Bighorn chromosome 11, ARS-UI_OviCan_v2, whole genome shotgun sequence, one genomic interval encodes:
- the FN3K gene encoding fructosamine-3-kinase codes for MEQLLRAELRTTTLRAFGSPGAGCISEGRAYDTDAGPVFVKISHRTLARQMFEGEMASLEALRSTGLVRVPQPIKVIDLPGGGAAFVMEHLKMRGLSSQASKLGDQMADLHLYNQKLGEKLREEENRVGQRAEGTGPRYVAKFGFHTVTCCGFIPQVNEWQDDWPTFFTRHRLQAQLDLIEKDYADREARELWSQLQVKIPDLFCGLEIVPALLHGDLWSGNVAEDDSGPIIYDPASFYGHSEFELAIALMFGGFPRPFFTAYHQKVPKAPGFDRRLLLYQLFNYLNHWNHFGRQYRSPSLGTMRKLLK; via the exons ATGGAGCAGCTGCTGCGCGCCGAGCTGCGTACCACGACCCTGCGCGCCTTCGGGAGCCCCGGGGCCGGCTGCATCAGCGAGGGGCGCGCCTACGACACAGATGCCGGCCCCGTGTTTGTCAAGATCAGCCACAGGACGCTG GCCCGGCAGATGTTTGAGGGGGAGATGGCGAGCCTGGAGGCTCTTCGGAGCACTGGCCTGGTGCGGGTGCCTCAGCCCATCAAGGTGATTGACTTGCCTGGAGGTGGGGCTGCCTTTGTGATGGAGCATCTGAAGATGAGGGGCCTGAGCAg TCAGGCCTCAAAACTTGGAGACCAGATGGCAGATTTGCACCTTTACAACCAGAAGCTCGGGGAGAagctgagggaggaggagaacaGAGTGG GCCAGAGGGCTGAGGGTACCGGGCCCCGGTATGTGGCCAAGTTCGGCTTCCACACAGTGACCTGCTGCGGCTTCATCCCGCAG GTCAACGAGTGGCAGGACGACTGGCCAACCTTCTTCACCCGGCACCGGCTCCAAGCACAGCTGGACCTCATTGAGAAGGATTATGCTGACCGAGAGGCACGAGAACTCTGGTCACAGCTACAG GTGAAGATTCCGGATTTGTTTTGTGGCCTGGAGATTGTCCCTGCCCTTCTTCACGGGGATCTATGGTCGGGAAATGTGGCAGAGGATGACAGCGGGCCCATTATTTATGACCCAGCCTCCTTCTATGGCCATTCTGAGTTTGAACTGGCAATTGCCTTGATGTTCGGGGGGTTTCCCAGGCCCTTCTTCACCGCCTACCACCAGAAGGTCCCCAAGGCTCCAGGGTTTGACAGGCGGCTGCTGCTCTATCAGCTCTTTAACTACCTGAACCACTGGAACCACTTCGGTAGGCAGTACAGGAGCCCATCCCTGGGCACCATGAGGAAGCTTCTCAAATAG
- the FN3KRP gene encoding ketosamine-3-kinase isoform X1, with protein sequence MEELLKRELGCGSVKATGHSGGGCISQGQSYDTDKGRVFVKVNPKAEARRMFEGEVASLIAILKTGTVKVPKPIKVLDAPGGGSMLVMEHLDMRHLSSHAAKLGTQLADLHLDNKRLGETLQKEAGIVGRRDEQVARPFVAQFGFDVVTCCGYLPQVNDWQQDWVTFYARQRIQPQMDLVEQRSGDREARELWAALQLKIPDLFRDLDIVPALLHGDLWGGNVAEDSSGPIIFDPASFYGHSEYELAIAGMFGGFSSAFYSAYHSKIPKAPGFEKRLKLYQLFHYLNHWNHFGSGYRGSSLSIMRNLVT encoded by the exons ATGGAGGAGCTACTGAAGCGGGAGCTGGGCTGCGGCTCCGTCAAGGCCACGGGTCACTCGGGTGGCGGATGCATTAGCCAGGGCCAGAGCTACGACACGGACAAAGGGCGAGTGTTTGTGAAAGTGAACCCCAAGGCAGAG GCCAGAAGGATGTTTGAAGGTGAGGTGGCAAGTTTAATTGCCATCCTGAAGACAGGCACAGTGAAGGTGCCCAAACCCATCAAGGTGCTTGACGCCCCAGGAGGCGGCAGCATGCTGGTGATGGAGCATTTGGACATGCGGCATCTGAGCAG TCATGCTGCAAAGCTTGGCACCCAGCTGGCAGATCTACACCTAGACAACAAGAGGCTTGGAGAGACTCTCCAGAAGGAGGCTGGCATAGTAG GGAGAAGAGATGAGCAGGTGGCGCGGCCCTTCGTGGCCCAGTTTGGGTTTGACGTGGTGACGTGCTGTGGGTACCTCCCCCAG GTGAATGACTGGCAGCAGGACTGGGTCACTTTCTATGCCCGGCAGCGCATTCAGCCCCAGATGGACCTGGTAGAGCAGAGGtctggggacagggaggcccgtgAGCTCTGGGCTGCTCTGCAG TTAAAGATCCCCGACCTGTTCCGTGATCTGGACATCGTCCCAGCCCTGCTCCACGGAGACCTCTGGGGAGGAAACGTAGCGGAGGATTCCTCTGGGCCCATCATCTTTGACCCTGCTTCCTTCTATGGCCACTCGGAGTATGAGCTGGCAATAGCCGGCATGTTCGGGGGCTTCAGTAGTGCCTTCTACTCCGCCTACCACAGCAAAATCCCCAAGGCCCCAGGCTTCGAGAAGCGCCTGAAGCTATATCAACTCTTCCACTACTTGAACCACTGGAATCACTTTGGATCTGGGTACAGAGGGTCCTCCCTCAGCATCATGAGGAATCTCGTCACCTGA
- the FN3KRP gene encoding ketosamine-3-kinase isoform X2 yields MFEGEVASLIAILKTGTVKVPKPIKVLDAPGGGSMLVMEHLDMRHLSSHAAKLGTQLADLHLDNKRLGETLQKEAGIVGRRDEQVARPFVAQFGFDVVTCCGYLPQVNDWQQDWVTFYARQRIQPQMDLVEQRSGDREARELWAALQLKIPDLFRDLDIVPALLHGDLWGGNVAEDSSGPIIFDPASFYGHSEYELAIAGMFGGFSSAFYSAYHSKIPKAPGFEKRLKLYQLFHYLNHWNHFGSGYRGSSLSIMRNLVT; encoded by the exons ATGTTTGAAGGTGAGGTGGCAAGTTTAATTGCCATCCTGAAGACAGGCACAGTGAAGGTGCCCAAACCCATCAAGGTGCTTGACGCCCCAGGAGGCGGCAGCATGCTGGTGATGGAGCATTTGGACATGCGGCATCTGAGCAG TCATGCTGCAAAGCTTGGCACCCAGCTGGCAGATCTACACCTAGACAACAAGAGGCTTGGAGAGACTCTCCAGAAGGAGGCTGGCATAGTAG GGAGAAGAGATGAGCAGGTGGCGCGGCCCTTCGTGGCCCAGTTTGGGTTTGACGTGGTGACGTGCTGTGGGTACCTCCCCCAG GTGAATGACTGGCAGCAGGACTGGGTCACTTTCTATGCCCGGCAGCGCATTCAGCCCCAGATGGACCTGGTAGAGCAGAGGtctggggacagggaggcccgtgAGCTCTGGGCTGCTCTGCAG TTAAAGATCCCCGACCTGTTCCGTGATCTGGACATCGTCCCAGCCCTGCTCCACGGAGACCTCTGGGGAGGAAACGTAGCGGAGGATTCCTCTGGGCCCATCATCTTTGACCCTGCTTCCTTCTATGGCCACTCGGAGTATGAGCTGGCAATAGCCGGCATGTTCGGGGGCTTCAGTAGTGCCTTCTACTCCGCCTACCACAGCAAAATCCCCAAGGCCCCAGGCTTCGAGAAGCGCCTGAAGCTATATCAACTCTTCCACTACTTGAACCACTGGAATCACTTTGGATCTGGGTACAGAGGGTCCTCCCTCAGCATCATGAGGAATCTCGTCACCTGA